The Tenuifilum sp. 4138str genome contains the following window.
TTTATGCCGATGGCAAGGGTAATTCGTTCAAAACACCTATTAACAGCGAACCTAAGAGTTTGATTTCGGACAAATTTGAGGTGAAACCCAAGTACTCCAGCAGTATTGAGAGGCCATTTAGCATAATGTTGTCGGGTTCTGCTGGCGAGGGTGTTCAGTCGGCTGCCGAATTCATGGCAAAGGCTGCCATAGTAGCGGGTCTTAATAGTACAAAAAAAGGGAGTTACCCGGTTACGGTTGGTGTTGGATTCTCGGCATCGGAGGTAATAGTTTCTCCTAAGCAGATTCTTTACACTGGCTCGCCTGTTCCCGATGTACTTATAATCACATCGACCGACGGTTTGGGCTATGCCCGCGCAGCGGCTGGCAGAATGAAAGGAGGAGTTATCTATATTGATGAAACATTGGATGCGCCTGAAACCGGTGCTCGCATTGTTAAAGTTCCTTTCCGCGAGAGGGTAGGGGCAAAGAATAGCGCCATGTATGCTGTTTTCTATGCCGTTCATTATGAAAAATTCTACCCAATTGAGGCTCTCAAAGATGTTTTCCTTTCCAATAAAATAGCCGAAAAAGTAAATATCGAAAGTTTGTTGCAGTTTTGACCGAGATATCAATAGGAACACAATAAATAGTTAAACTACCTGTTTCTATCGACGAACTTGGGTTTAAGTTAGTTTATTTAAAGCAATTTCAAGGGCTGCCCAATATGGGTAGCTCTTTTTTTCTATTGACTTTAGCTCAGAATAAACTTATATTTAATCGTTTTTAAATTAAAATTTAAAGCTATGGAACAGCAAAAGAAATCTCCAATTATTGCAATACTTACTGGCGGGGGCGATGTGCCCGGACTTAACCCAGCCATACGAGCTATAACCATCAGGGCGTTACGCGAAGGTTTTAGCGTGATTGGAATACGACGTGGTTGGGCTGGTTTGATTGAGATTATCCGCGATAAGCAAGTGGATAATAGCCATTGCTTTGAGGTTTTAACTGAGGAGCGTGTTAATAAAGCATTTCGTACCGGTGGAACATTTTTACATACCTCGCGCACAAACCCTGCTAAGGTTGCAAAGGATAATGTACCCGAACACCTAAAAGCAAAATATAACAAGGATATAAACGATTTAACACCTGAGGTTATTAAAAATTTATCTTTTTTGGGCATCGACTACCTAATACCCATTGGGGGTGACGATACCCTCAGCTATGGCGTTAGGCTTTACCAGGAAGGGTTTAAGGTGATAGCTATCCCTAAAACCATGGATAACGATGTTCCCGGAACTGATTACTGCATAGGGTTTAGCACTTGCGTTACACGCACTATTGCATTAACCGATATGTTACGAACCTCGGCAGGCTCGCATGAACGAATACTGGTGATGGAGGTTTTTGGCCGATATGCCGGATTTACCGCCATGCTTCCTACCATGGCTGGCGTGGCTAACCGCTGCGTAATACCTGAGCACAAATTCAACATTGAACGGCTTACCGAGCTGTTAGTTGAGGATAGAAATCGAAACCCAAGTAAGTACTCAACAGTTTTGGTTTCGGAGGGGGCTACCTTTGAAGGCCTTGAGCAAATGGTTTTCCAGAGTAGCGAACGCGATGCTTTTGGACATGCTAAGCTCGGTGGTATTGGCGATATTGTATCCCGAAAGATTAAGGAGCTAACGCCCAAGTTCAACAACGGTAAAACCATAAACATTATAAGTCAGAACCTTGGCTATTTGGTTCGGGGTGGAGAGCCCGATGCTATTGATTCCATTGTCCCCATGGCATTTGGAAACCTTGCACTCGATCTTATCCTGAAGGGTGTTCACGGAAGGCTTGTAGTTCTTAAGAATGGTCGTTACGATAATATGCCTATTGATGTGGTTACCAGCAAGAAGAAGATTGTGAACGTGGAGCGTTACTATAATACTGAACGTTTACGTCCGTTCTATAAGAGCTTTGAGATGCAACCACTGTTCATCATGACCAGCGAGTAATAAATGCATATAATCCTTCAAATACTTGACTACTTTTTTGTTGGGTTGCATGCATTCATAGTACTATTTAATCTATTGGGTTGGATATGGGCCAGGTTCCGGAGGTGGAATCTGGCCTTGCTTATTCTTACAGGTCTCAGCTGGTTTGGGCTTGGCATATTCTACGGTTGGGGCTATTGTCCTTTAACTGATTGGCACTTCAGGGTGCTCCAAGGACTTGGCAGAACACCTCAAGAAACATCGTATGTATCCTATTTGCTAAATAGGCTTTTACAGCTAAAAGTTGACGATACACTGGTTGATAGCGCTACCCTAATTTGTTTTATGGTGGCTTTAGTTACTTCAGTTATTCTGAACGTTAGGGGATTAAGGATAAAGGATAAAGGATAAAGTTGATGGATGAATGGGTTTTATATTATATTGATATTGAGATTCTGACTTCTGATTTATTGTTTTCAATCCAATTTTTTCATTTACCTGTTCAGTTTCTGAATTAGCTCGGTTGTTATGGAGTGCAGCAGTTTAATATCCTGCTCACCTAGTTCGCTGAGGCGCTCCATGAGCCTACCGTATATAAGCTTATCGGGTCCAAGGTCAATAGCCTTCATTACTGCATCAACTTTTTTTGAAAGTGCCTGAAACGATTGGGAGGTGTCGGCTTTGGCTGCTTGGTTCACGCCTAAGTTGATTCCCGATAGAATATAGGCATAAACCATCACCGATTGTGCCAGGTTTAGCGATGGGTATTTAGTTTTAAGCGGAATAGTGGTAACCCTTTGGCAAAGATTTATCTCGTGGTTGGTAAGCCCCGACTCCTCTCGGCCAAATACAACGGCCACATTGCTGATTGTGTCGCCTTTCCCCTCGATAAATTTTGGCATTTCATGGCTGTCGATAATATCCAACTTTATCCACCTGTCGCGGGCCGACGTGGCAAAGGCAAAATCGATATCGTGCAGTGCTTCCTCAAGTGTATTATAAACACTGGCATTCTCTAGGATATCGTTAGAGGCGTGTGCCAGCTTGCGGGCATCAACCGAAAGGTAATCGCAAGGGTTTACCAGTCGTAAGTCGCTGAAACCCATTGTTTTCAGGGCTCGGGCTGCTGCGCCAACATTCTCAGGCACAGCAGGTTCCACAAGAATAAATACAATTTTCATCACTTTTAGGAATTATCGCAAAATTAACAATGAAATTAGAACTATTTGCCTTAATCTATTGATTTGAGTTGGCTGTATGATTAAATTTGTTTTTACACAAAAGGGTAATCGTATGAAAAAGATTTTACTATTTGCCATTTTTGCATCGGGCGTAACCATTACAGCAGCCCAGGTAAAGCTAACGCAGGAAACCCATGGTTTCTTTGCCGATTTAAAGAACCCAATGGTTCTAACTAGCTATGTTGAGCCCGGACAGTCGGGGAGCAACGTGGTATGGGACTTCAGCAAGTTGCAGGTTCAGAATTCTTTTACCGGTAATATTGAAGGTTTTTACACTTCAAAGTGTTGCAGCAAGTTTACCAAGGGTAATGTGGTACTTGAGGAGTTCGGAAACTTCTTTGTTTTTGAATCAACCCCAGCAAGTCTTGAGCAGGTTGGTTACATGTCGGCAAATGGGGTAACCCGCTTTGAGTATAGCAAACCCTTTATTAAAATGCGTTACCCATTTAGCTATGGCGATTTTTACAGTGGCAATTACGAGGGTAATTATATTGTAAACGATAATGTAATTGGTACAATCTCCGGCACTTACCAGGTTGAGGGCGATGGCTTTGGAAAGTTGATACTTCCAAACGGTCAGACTCTTAATAATGTGCTTCGTGTTAAGGAGGTTAGAACCACCAAACAGGTTTTCAGTAGCGGTTCGGCTTTAATCACCGATATAACCTACCGTTGGTATGTGGCACAGCATAGGTTTCCAGTACTAGTCCTAATCCGTAGCGAGGTCAAAGGCGAGAACTCAGAACCAGTTGTAAGTACTCGTGCTGCGTATAATAGCAATGTGATGAATGCTACCACATCAATTCCAACCAATCAAATTTCAGCTCTCAGCTTAAGCGCTTACCCTAATCCATACACCGATAGGGTCAAGATTGAGTTTACCATGGCCCAACGGGATCAGGTTAACCTTAGCATCTACGATATGAGCGGAAAGCTGGTAAAGGAAATTGAGAACAACACCCTCGATTCTGGCCTAAAACACTATGAGTTCTCTGCAAAGTCCCTGGGCTTAACCAGTGGTGCTTACATACTCAAGCTAAAGGTTGGTCAAATTGAGGAAACACGCAAGCTGTTGGAACTATAGATGTTAAATATCTTTATTGAAGGCCGGGTAACCCCGGCTTTTATATTAACCAAGACTAGTCAATAGAAATACATTAAAATATTCAAATAACTTGTTTCTATTGACTTATCGAGGTAATCCCGACTCATCAAAATCTTACATTCCGAGATCTCGGAACGATTAGATTTTGTTAGTCGATTCGTCAATTGATAAAAATGTTTACGCATCCCCATTCTTTTCAGTCCATTTTAATTTGTTATTTCATGGTACTTCGGTTTTGCTGTTCACTTTTCACTTTTAACTATTCCTCTAACTTCCTCTAACTCCATCATATTCTGCCTATTCCGATTCATTCCGACTCATTCCTCAAAAATCAGCCTGGTTGAACTTGCTAATTCATGGTTATTGGGTATGATATTGACCCATTTCCCTAAAATTTATTAAACAGATTTCAAGAACTCAATGTTTTTGGCTATTTTTACCTTAAACCTGTAAATTGATGTTCCACAGGGATAGCTTTAATAAACATAGGGTAAGGGAACTTAAGGTGGGCGAGGTAAAAGGGAAGGGCCCGGTTATCTACTGGATGTCGCGCGACCAACGCGTTGCCGATAACTGGGCGCTTATTTATGCCAAGCTAAAGGCAAATGAGCATAAGGTTCCCCTCCGGGTTGTATTTACCCTTACCCCGGCATTCCCTGCTGCCAATCTCCGTCATTACGATTTCATGCTCAAAGGCCTTGCGGAGGTTGAAAAAAGCCTTGCCCTTGAGGGAATCCCTTTCAACCTTCTTAGAGGCGAACCCGCTGAACAGCTTTGGGAATTTGCCGAAAGGGTTGAGGCTTCGCTTATTGTAAGTGATTTTGACCCGCTTTGGGTTAAACGCGATTGGAAATCGCAGCTTAACCAGCGTATAACCATACCCCATCATGAGGTTGATGCTCACAATGTGGTTCCCTGTTGGTATGCTTCGCCTAAATTGGAGTTTGGGGCGTACACCCTTCGACCTAAGATAAAGAAACACCTATCAACCTTCCTGACCGATTTCCCAGATGTAAAGTTGCAGTGTAAATCGGAACCTAATCTCCATCTTACACGTTGGCACGAGGTGCTGGTTTGGCTCAATGTTTCCGATGAGGTTAAGCCTGTTAAGGCTTTTGAGGCCGGCGAGAACGCTGCCCACGCAATGCTCTCCGAATTTATTTCGCTCAGGCTAAAGGGCTATGCCGAAAAACGTAACGACCCCACTCTCGAGTGGCAATCGAACCTATCGCCATATTTGCATTTTGGCCAGATATCGGCCCAGCGAGTTGCCATTGAGGTGCTAAAGGCACCCGTGCCTGAAGCCGATAAGCAGGCATTACTGGAGGAGTTGATTGTTAGGCGTGAACTCTCCGATAATTTCTGTTTTTACAATCCGGGTTATTCCCGATTTGCCGGATTTCCCGATTGGGCTAAGGAATCGCACCGCATTCACCGTTTCGATGTTAGGGAATACCTCTATACCCTAAACGAATTTGAAATTGCTCACACGCACGATCCACTTTGGAATGCTGCGCAACTGCAGCTGGTAAATAAAGGGAAAATGCATGGCTACATGCGTATGTACTGGGCTAAAAAGATATTGGAGTGGACTACCTGCCCTGAGGAAGCCATGCGTTTTGCCATTTACCTGAACGATAAGTACAGCCTCGACGGCCGCGACCCCAATGGTTATACGGGAATTGCATGGTCAATTGGAGGGGTGCACGACAGGGCTTGG
Protein-coding sequences here:
- a CDS encoding 6-phosphofructokinase; its protein translation is MEQQKKSPIIAILTGGGDVPGLNPAIRAITIRALREGFSVIGIRRGWAGLIEIIRDKQVDNSHCFEVLTEERVNKAFRTGGTFLHTSRTNPAKVAKDNVPEHLKAKYNKDINDLTPEVIKNLSFLGIDYLIPIGGDDTLSYGVRLYQEGFKVIAIPKTMDNDVPGTDYCIGFSTCVTRTIALTDMLRTSAGSHERILVMEVFGRYAGFTAMLPTMAGVANRCVIPEHKFNIERLTELLVEDRNRNPSKYSTVLVSEGATFEGLEQMVFQSSERDAFGHAKLGGIGDIVSRKIKELTPKFNNGKTINIISQNLGYLVRGGEPDAIDSIVPMAFGNLALDLILKGVHGRLVVLKNGRYDNMPIDVVTSKKKIVNVERYYNTERLRPFYKSFEMQPLFIMTSE
- a CDS encoding DUF2784 domain-containing protein; translation: MHIILQILDYFFVGLHAFIVLFNLLGWIWARFRRWNLALLILTGLSWFGLGIFYGWGYCPLTDWHFRVLQGLGRTPQETSYVSYLLNRLLQLKVDDTLVDSATLICFMVALVTSVILNVRGLRIKDKG
- a CDS encoding tRNA/rRNA methyltransferase, giving the protein MKIVFILVEPAVPENVGAAARALKTMGFSDLRLVNPCDYLSVDARKLAHASNDILENASVYNTLEEALHDIDFAFATSARDRWIKLDIIDSHEMPKFIEGKGDTISNVAVVFGREESGLTNHEINLCQRVTTIPLKTKYPSLNLAQSVMVYAYILSGINLGVNQAAKADTSQSFQALSKKVDAVMKAIDLGPDKLIYGRLMERLSELGEQDIKLLHSITTELIQKLNR
- a CDS encoding T9SS type A sorting domain-containing protein encodes the protein MKKILLFAIFASGVTITAAQVKLTQETHGFFADLKNPMVLTSYVEPGQSGSNVVWDFSKLQVQNSFTGNIEGFYTSKCCSKFTKGNVVLEEFGNFFVFESTPASLEQVGYMSANGVTRFEYSKPFIKMRYPFSYGDFYSGNYEGNYIVNDNVIGTISGTYQVEGDGFGKLILPNGQTLNNVLRVKEVRTTKQVFSSGSALITDITYRWYVAQHRFPVLVLIRSEVKGENSEPVVSTRAAYNSNVMNATTSIPTNQISALSLSAYPNPYTDRVKIEFTMAQRDQVNLSIYDMSGKLVKEIENNTLDSGLKHYEFSAKSLGLTSGAYILKLKVGQIEETRKLLEL
- a CDS encoding deoxyribodipyrimidine photo-lyase → MFHRDSFNKHRVRELKVGEVKGKGPVIYWMSRDQRVADNWALIYAKLKANEHKVPLRVVFTLTPAFPAANLRHYDFMLKGLAEVEKSLALEGIPFNLLRGEPAEQLWEFAERVEASLIVSDFDPLWVKRDWKSQLNQRITIPHHEVDAHNVVPCWYASPKLEFGAYTLRPKIKKHLSTFLTDFPDVKLQCKSEPNLHLTRWHEVLVWLNVSDEVKPVKAFEAGENAAHAMLSEFISLRLKGYAEKRNDPTLEWQSNLSPYLHFGQISAQRVAIEVLKAPVPEADKQALLEELIVRRELSDNFCFYNPGYSRFAGFPDWAKESHRIHRFDVREYLYTLNEFEIAHTHDPLWNAAQLQLVNKGKMHGYMRMYWAKKILEWTTCPEEAMRFAIYLNDKYSLDGRDPNGYTGIAWSIGGVHDRAWPERPIFGKIRYMNFEGCKRKFDVEKYIMMNLG